The nucleotide sequence atagatagatagatagatagatagatagatagatagatagatagatagatagatagataggacaagcaccataaaaaatactaaataagttACTTTAACCGCGGTCTAAATACAgttcatcctgcctcactccaacacagaccagtgtcttcactcagactttgtgagaaaattaaaacttgaggcttaatctttaaattattatcaccattgtgggcaagttacgtttatttataaagcatattcaaaccctgcttaagctgattaaagtgaaataaaaagtttcacacgtgcacacacacacacacacacacacacacacacacacacgccctgtcactgtcattaatcagctaacaaacaaacactagcatcaggagagctaccagagagactaacgttacgtttcctcactttaaaacagaacaaacataggatactgtagtgacttacctgctgttgagctccttcatcctcatcggtgactccaacgtgtttccgtttcaggtgctgcatcatcaccgtggtgctcccgtacatcatatcacttttgtaaagcttgcatgttacgcGTGTTTCttgaagcgtgaaatgctgccacacttttgaggatttcagtctgactgttttctccgtgtccgtcatgtttggttgaaattactctgaatttactttcgCTTTGCCGCCACCTCACTCTGTTCAACTTGCTCTACAGGTGgcgttatttaaaaaaaacaaactttatttatcgATTCATTGTTGCAGCCCTGATCAGaatctttaaaaacagcaagaatCAGCAGATCTTCAACTTTCCGTTGGTTCTGCGATTAGTCGTCTGACATATGGTTCATCGAAATGACTCCATTCTTCgtctcattcaaaaattcaCCAACAACTCGTTGTTTGCAGCAGAACCATAttaatccaaaaaaatcagtGCTCCAAAGTCCAACagaccaaaaaacaaatgacaaacattCTTCACAAAAGTTTTCAGGTGACATGCTGATggtgtttacacagagaagacaggaaatgacaaaagagactGACAGCAAAATGAAACATATGAGCTCAATAACATCAATGCAGCATGTCTCACAAACGGTATGAAGTAGAGcaattttaattgtaatttatgTCAAAACTGTGcaatactgcacagaagacatttgtgaGTTCTCTGTAGTTcttgtcatggttgtgctgtttctacagaagtgcaggattttatgttgCACAGAAATATAAGCTCACAGTGAGGAAGAATGTGACGGaaacaaaaactgtccagaCAGTGCTTGGGTTTCAGAAGATTAATAATATTAGCTCAGCTGTGCATCGCCTATTATCACCTTTagcaacctttttttttttttgttattttgccttCTAGACCGTCTGCAGCACTATGTCCAGGAGGAGAATGTTCTTGCTGTGCAGAATGTCTGCAACCAGGAGAGGAACTCCAGTGTGGATCAGGAGGACCCAGAGCCTCCACAGAtgaaagaggagcaggaggaactgTGCACCAGTCAGGAGGGAGAGCATCTTGTACTCATGCAAGAGGCTGATACACTGGTTCAGCGCAACTCCAAATGTGAAGAAATATCTGGAGAAATATTTGGACTTTCTGATAAAAGATTCGGTCAGTTGGATGAAGACATCGATTATCGGCGCAGGCAGGTGGATATGATCTGGAAACCAAGCATAATGTTACACAGAGTTGGTATGTAAAACTGTGATTGTCTTAATGAACTAACACAGGAATGTGACTAATGTAAGATCCTAATTAGAGCTCtgagttacatttattttccgACAGAAATTCTGCTGTTGGATCTTAACTCCTTGACATTTACTTGAACTGTCCATTTGCGGCCTCGCCGTTGCCTGGGTACATCTGccgttgtttcatttttgtttgtttttttagatttatgcCAGCACTGTGCTATTCTACACAGGTATAATTTCAGAaatttctctacttctagtcatggttgtgctgtttccacagaggtgcaagactttatattgctgttaGGGATGAGCACACTGTGAGGAAACATGTGACTGCCCAGACAGGGCTTGGGGGTGAGAGGATTAAAGGTCTTCtctcagatgtttgtttcctcataataataataatagtaataaattcTATTTGAAAGTGCCTTTCTCGACACTCAAGGACACTGTTCAAACCAATATTTTCATATATAGACagtacacattaaaaacaatctgACCGTTCTGGTGGTCAGGAGATTAAAGGTCTTCtctcagatgtttgtttccttCTCATCATGTTAATAACTCTTTTCATGTGCCTTATTGTCCCTTCAGACCACCAACATCAAGATGTCCGTAAAGAGGGGAATGGTCTCGCTAATCAGCAGCTCTGTAACCAGGAGAGGAAGGTTAGTCTGGACCAGAAAGAGGCAGAACCTCCAGAgataaaagaggaagaggaggaactcTGCACCAGTCAGCAGGGAAAGCAGATTGTACTGAAGCAAGCAACTGATACTTTTCTATCGACTTCAACTGATATGGACAATGACCTCAGTGAACTAGAATCAAACAGCAACCACCTCCTCTCTTACAATTCACCAGTAACCGTGACCCCACATCAGGAGGGAAGCAAGCATGTAGACTCATGCTCAACTAGAAATGCAGCACTGAAGCCAAAGAGTCATAGCAGTTGCAATGTACCCAAGTCTTCATTGTCAGAACATCACTGTGATGTTGGTACAAGtggaaaatgtataaaatatgatgtttttggaaACACCTTTCAGAATAAGTACCAAATCAAGAAACATCACCAAATCCACAAAATTGTAAAACCAAATGCTTGCAATACACGCAGAAGAAGTTCACGGTCTCAGCAGAAAGTCCATATGAAAATTCACACCGGTGACAAGCTGCattcttgtgaaacatgtgggaaaaGTTTCAATTGTGCTGGTCATCTGACTGTCCACATGAGAGTTCACACAGGAGAGAAGCCATATTCTTGTGAAACGTGTGGGAAAAATTTCTCTCAACGTGGGCAGCTGACTATCCACATGAGAgttcacacaggtgagaggccgtattcttgtgaaacatgtgggaaaaactTCAGTGGACGTTATATGCTGACTGTCCACATGAGagttcacacaggtgagaagccattTTCTTGTGAAACATGTAGGAAAAATTTCACTCAACGTGTGCAGCTGACTcgccacatgagaactcacacaggtgagaagccattTTCTTGTGAAACATGTAGGAAAAATTTCACTCAACGTGTGCAGCTGACTcgccacatgagaactcacacaggtgagaagctgTCGTCCTGGAACAATGGTGGGAACAAAGCTTAGTAGAACACACATTCATTTACAGCGTTGAGGGTAAAAGCAGGTCTTGTAGATTCTGTGAGTTTATTGCATGTCAGTCTGTGACACATGGATCTTTAAGAATCTGCCAACCTGTCCAATGGGTGCGTGGCgacttccagaagcacattgcATTTACGAAAGAGACAACTGGAGATGTCATACTTCTGAGGAACGGCCTAATAGTTTATTTCATTGGTTATCAGTTTCTGCTGGAGCTGAGTGGAAAGGGATGATGTTGCTGAGATTTAATGTAGTGAAAATGAGTTTACACATCAACATAATTTTTGATGTAATTATTTTCGGAATTCTCATTTTCAGTTCATGTGTATGTAAATTGGTTGCTCCAGTTCAACTTCAGTCTGTATTTCTGTGGtggttctttgtttaaaaaaaaaacaaattaaaccaGTTTCCAATTCAGTAACAATGTTGAAGTAACAGACCTGACTGGTTTCATACCAGATAAAGCTTCAGTTTCTATAAGACAGttgaatttaaaaattcaactcATAGAGACTTCACTTTGCTTCAGAACAGTTTGTTCACATCAGATGACTTTGATGTAACACACTTGAAGCGTTGCTTTGTGAGTGCTGGAATGAGAAGATTTTTTATGTAATTATCAATCATTATGTATTGTACTTTTTCAGGACCTCCACAGAAACATATTATTCAATTCCCTCAGTTCATTTTTGTTGGTAGCTTCAGTCTGGTTGGCTGATAAAATGTTGGTGATACATGGCTTTGTGTGATGAATTTTAACCCCAAAGTGAAATAGTTtcctttgcttgttttttgaaTTCTGTTGTCACTGACAAattttgctgtctgtttttaaatgaaaccataAACTGTTTGAAACAAAGTCTTATTATCATTGTGTTCtcttttctgggtgtttttaatatattgagTAGATGATTAAGTTTTGCAACAAAAATCAACCTGTACACCAAAGTGAGATCTCATGCTGTTTTATATTTGTCAAAGCTGGGCTGCATGATAATATTTTTTAGtttatgtcattaaaaaaacaacagtttggaTTTAATAAATTGAAATTCCTAAGTTCATTCTTATATTAGCCGACAGACTCGATCATCCTCAGCATGGAGGACACCAGTGTTGcacaaatgtctgcagagaTGTTGTCATTCTTTACTGGAAGTAAAGAAGTTCtacatttgtcttttaaaatatctaaaagatGTTCTACTGGATTCAAATCAAGTAACATTCTTGTCCAGATtccatttttcactttgttctttaaaaaaaaaaaaaaaaaaaaatgtgatttctaaaacttttgatcTGTCCAGAAAGGGCAGCAGAGAATCTTGACTGTTTCTTTTCATGTGATGATAAATGTGTATATTATCGccaaatgaatgaaaagaaaTCTAAGATTTGTTAATAATGGATCCAGACGGCAGCacatacaacaaaacaagattGGGTTCAAAATGGAACCTCGTGGGACCCAACAAGTGAGTAAGTGAGTTTGAggacaatgacttcagtctatGGCCACGAACTGTTCAAGATGCCATATAAGGATTCTCTGATTCAGTGTCGAGGGCAGCAGTCAGGACGAAAATCACCAGAACAGCAGAGTGGGtcattaaaaactgttgaaagaGCTGTTCCAGTTCTGTGATGTGGTTTAAACCCAGGCAGAAATTTTTACTTTCAATTTTAAATGTCTAGTTATTTTCTGATCATTTCAGAACTTGAAATCATGCGTTCTTAGA is from Amphiprion ocellaris isolate individual 3 ecotype Okinawa chromosome 10, ASM2253959v1, whole genome shotgun sequence and encodes:
- the LOC111565167 gene encoding zinc finger protein 892-like isoform X2, whose protein sequence is MSSVQNLRELINQRLTAAAEEIFTEFEKTIVQYEEEIDRQRRLLDNIWKPEIKLHTTDHQHQDVRKEGNGLANQQLCNQERKVSLDQKEAEPPEIKEEEEELCTSQQGKQIVLKQATDTFLSTSTDMDNDLSELESNSNHLLSYNSPVTVTPHQEGSKHVDSCSTRNAALKPKSHSSCNVPKSSLSEHHCDVGTSGKCIKYDVFGNTFQNKYQIKKHHQIHKIVKPNACNTRRRSSRSQQKVHMKIHTGDKLHSCETCGKSFNCAGHLTVHMRVHTGEKPYSCETCGKNFSQRGQLTIHMRVHTGERPYSCETCGKNFSGRYMLTVHMRVHTGEKPFSCETCRKNFTQRVQLTRHMRTHTGEKPFSCETCRKNFTQRVQLTRHMRTHTGEKLSSWNNGGNKA
- the LOC111565167 gene encoding uncharacterized protein LOC111565167 isoform X3, with translation MSSVQNLRELINQRLTAAAEEIFTEFEKTIVQYEEEIDRQRRLLDNIWKPEIKLHTTDRLQHYVQEENVLAVQNVCNQERNSSVDQEDPEPPQMKEEQEELCTSQEGEHLVLMQEADTLVQRNSKCEEISGEIFGLSDKRFGQLDEDIDYRRRQTTNIKMSVKRGMVSLISSSVTRRGRLVWTRKRQNLQR
- the LOC111565167 gene encoding zinc finger protein 892-like isoform X1, with the translated sequence MSSVQNLRELINQRLTAAAEEIFTEFEKTIVQYEEEIDRQRRLLDNIWKPEIKLHTTDRLQHYVQEENVLAVQNVCNQERNSSVDQEDPEPPQMKEEQEELCTSQEGEHLVLMQEADTLVQRNSKCEEISGEIFGLSDKRFGQLDEDIDYRRRQVDMIWKPSIMLHRVDHQHQDVRKEGNGLANQQLCNQERKVSLDQKEAEPPEIKEEEEELCTSQQGKQIVLKQATDTFLSTSTDMDNDLSELESNSNHLLSYNSPVTVTPHQEGSKHVDSCSTRNAALKPKSHSSCNVPKSSLSEHHCDVGTSGKCIKYDVFGNTFQNKYQIKKHHQIHKIVKPNACNTRRRSSRSQQKVHMKIHTGDKLHSCETCGKSFNCAGHLTVHMRVHTGEKPYSCETCGKNFSQRGQLTIHMRVHTGERPYSCETCGKNFSGRYMLTVHMRVHTGEKPFSCETCRKNFTQRVQLTRHMRTHTGEKPFSCETCRKNFTQRVQLTRHMRTHTGEKLSSWNNGGNKA